A section of the Ruania halotolerans genome encodes:
- the obgE gene encoding GTPase ObgE — protein MASFVDRVVVHARGGDGGHGCASVHREKFKPLGGPDGANGGSGGDVVLVVDPQVTTLLDYHHLPHRRAKNGTPGMGDMRTGRHGDMLELPVPDGTVVKTRDGEVLADLVGVGTRFVAAEGGRGGLGNAALASPKRKAPGFALLGEPGQERELVLELKTVADVALVGYPSAGKSSLIAAISAARPKIADYPFTTLVPNLGVVQAGDQRFTVADVPGLIPGASEGKGLGLEFLRHIERCAVIVHVLDCATLEPGRDPISDLDVIEAELGAYAGDLGIDGGRVPLADRPRLVVLNKIDVPEARDLAELVRPDLQERGLRVLEISTASHEGLRPLTFALAELVLQARAEAPAPEPTPTVLRPRAVNEKSFTVTRRESDHVYYLVRGDKPERWVRQTDFANDEAVGYLADRLAKAGVEDELFRAGAQAGDEVVIGDGPNGVVFDWEPTMAVGAELLAGPRGSDLRLEDRHRPTRAAKREAFHEKMDAKAVARDELWAEGEDSAPVRGEDEGPEAGR, from the coding sequence ATGGCCAGCTTCGTCGACCGCGTGGTGGTGCACGCGCGCGGGGGTGATGGCGGCCACGGGTGCGCCTCGGTCCACCGGGAGAAGTTCAAGCCCCTCGGCGGGCCGGACGGCGCCAATGGCGGCTCTGGCGGCGATGTGGTGCTCGTGGTTGACCCGCAGGTGACCACGCTGCTCGACTACCACCACCTGCCCCACCGCCGTGCCAAGAACGGCACGCCTGGAATGGGCGATATGCGCACTGGGCGGCACGGGGACATGCTCGAGTTGCCGGTTCCGGACGGCACAGTGGTGAAGACCCGCGACGGTGAGGTGCTCGCGGACCTGGTGGGGGTGGGGACCCGGTTCGTCGCTGCCGAAGGTGGGCGTGGCGGGCTCGGCAATGCTGCCCTCGCCTCCCCGAAGCGCAAGGCACCGGGATTCGCCCTGCTTGGGGAACCGGGCCAAGAGCGCGAACTGGTGCTCGAACTCAAGACGGTGGCCGATGTGGCGCTGGTGGGGTACCCGAGCGCCGGGAAGTCCTCCCTGATCGCAGCGATTTCCGCTGCCCGGCCGAAGATTGCTGACTACCCGTTCACCACCCTGGTGCCCAATCTCGGCGTGGTGCAGGCGGGGGACCAGCGCTTCACTGTGGCCGATGTGCCTGGCCTGATCCCCGGTGCCAGCGAAGGCAAGGGCCTGGGCCTGGAGTTCCTGCGGCACATCGAACGGTGTGCGGTGATCGTGCACGTCCTCGACTGCGCCACGCTCGAACCCGGGCGGGACCCGATCAGTGACCTGGATGTGATCGAGGCCGAACTCGGCGCCTACGCCGGGGATCTGGGCATTGATGGCGGCCGCGTTCCGTTGGCGGACCGGCCACGTCTGGTGGTGCTGAACAAGATCGACGTGCCTGAGGCGCGTGACCTGGCCGAACTGGTGCGCCCCGATCTCCAGGAGCGTGGGCTGCGCGTGCTGGAGATCTCGACGGCGTCCCATGAGGGCCTGCGTCCGCTCACCTTCGCCCTGGCCGAGCTGGTGCTGCAAGCGCGTGCCGAGGCACCCGCGCCGGAGCCGACGCCCACTGTGCTGCGCCCCCGTGCGGTGAATGAGAAGTCGTTCACGGTGACCCGGCGCGAGAGCGACCATGTGTACTACCTGGTGCGTGGTGACAAGCCGGAGCGGTGGGTCCGCCAGACCGACTTCGCCAACGACGAGGCTGTCGGCTACCTTGCCGATCGGCTCGCCAAGGCGGGCGTGGAGGATGAACTGTTCCGCGCGGGTGCTCAGGCGGGCGATGAAGTGGTCATCGGTGACGGACCGAACGGAGTGGTCTTCGACTGGGAGCCCACGATGGCGGTAGGCGCCGAATTGCTCGCCGGTCCCCGCGGCAGCGACCTGCGCCTGGAGGACCGCCACCGGCCGACCCGCGCAGCGAAGCGCGAAGCCTTCCACGAGAAGATGGACGCCAAGGCTGTGGCGCGCGATGAGCTGTGGGCCGAGGGGGAGGACTCCGCGCCCGTCCGTGGGGAGGACGAGGGCCCGGAGGCCGGCAGGTGA
- the proB gene encoding glutamate 5-kinase: MTPSLPDRAAFADTRRAQRIVVKVGSSSLTDTAGRLDVSRLGDLVDVLAARIADGGQVTLVSSGAIASALTVLGLPGRPRDLSLAQAAASVGQGLLMAHYMRAFSVHGLHVGQVLLTVEDVIRRGHYRNAQRALNRLLDLGVVPIVNENDTVATHEIRFGDNDRVAALVAHLTQADALLLLSDVDALYDGPPDLPGAKRIVRVDRPEDLDDLVITADGSTVGTGGMVTKVEAATIATGSGVPVVLTSAANAAAALAGEDVGTWFAPTGRRIQTRRLWLAHAAHTRGRVVLDEGAVRAITTGKKSLLAAGVIGVEGDFEAGDPVELVGTDAVVVARGLVGYSAEELPARMGRTSQQLAQAFGDGNARTVVHRDDMVQVRRRSAQVGER, translated from the coding sequence GTGACGCCTTCGTTGCCGGACCGGGCGGCGTTCGCGGACACCCGCCGAGCGCAACGCATCGTCGTCAAGGTCGGATCGTCCTCGCTCACCGATACGGCCGGTCGCCTCGACGTCTCCCGTCTGGGTGACCTGGTCGATGTGCTCGCGGCACGGATCGCCGACGGCGGTCAGGTCACCCTGGTCTCCTCCGGCGCCATTGCGTCGGCACTGACCGTACTGGGGCTGCCCGGCCGCCCCCGAGACCTCTCCCTCGCCCAGGCAGCGGCAAGCGTGGGCCAGGGCTTGCTGATGGCGCATTACATGCGGGCGTTCTCGGTGCACGGCTTGCACGTGGGCCAGGTGCTGCTCACTGTGGAGGACGTGATCCGGCGCGGGCATTACCGGAATGCTCAACGAGCCCTGAACCGGCTGCTCGACCTCGGCGTGGTGCCGATCGTGAATGAGAACGACACAGTCGCCACCCACGAGATCCGGTTCGGAGACAATGACCGGGTGGCTGCCTTGGTGGCGCATCTGACGCAGGCTGACGCGCTGCTACTCCTCAGCGATGTGGACGCACTTTACGACGGCCCCCCGGATTTGCCCGGTGCGAAGCGGATCGTGCGGGTGGACCGCCCCGAGGACCTGGACGACCTGGTGATCACGGCGGACGGCAGCACCGTGGGCACGGGCGGGATGGTCACCAAGGTGGAGGCCGCGACGATTGCCACCGGCTCCGGGGTGCCGGTGGTGCTGACCAGTGCGGCGAACGCCGCGGCGGCCCTGGCCGGCGAGGATGTCGGTACCTGGTTCGCCCCCACCGGGCGGCGGATCCAAACGCGGCGGCTCTGGCTGGCGCACGCCGCGCACACGCGTGGGCGCGTGGTGCTCGACGAGGGCGCGGTGCGCGCGATCACCACCGGGAAGAAGTCCCTCCTCGCGGCCGGGGTGATCGGGGTGGAAGGTGACTTCGAGGCAGGCGATCCGGTGGAGCTGGTGGGTACGGACGCAGTGGTGGTGGCGCGCGGACTGGTGGGCTATTCGGCGGAGGAACTTCCCGCGAGGATGGGCCGGACCTCACAGCAGCTCGCGCAGGCCTTCGGCGACGGCAACGCCCGCACGGTGGTGCACCGGGACGACATGGTGCAGGTCAGGCGGCGCTCCGCGCAGGTCGGCGAGCGGTAG
- a CDS encoding flavin reductase family protein, producing MPEHHDPVGAFERLLVEQDERQVTPDAYKGMFRQHPAGVAVVTFSAPDGRPIGLTVTSVISVSAEPALLAFSIDARSSSWDPLASAGTVVVHLLDSADAHLAHQFARRGADRFAGVTWHRLATGEPVLSDAAAWLRARILQRTPAGNSYLITLRAVESHTARTGAPLVYHDRSYHRLGEHTQLTNAPHLAECGQGRPGCSAP from the coding sequence GTGCCCGAACACCACGATCCGGTCGGCGCCTTCGAGCGCCTCCTCGTCGAACAGGACGAACGCCAGGTGACGCCGGATGCGTACAAGGGCATGTTCCGCCAGCATCCGGCAGGAGTCGCGGTGGTGACCTTCAGCGCGCCAGATGGCCGACCCATCGGACTGACTGTCACGTCGGTCATCTCCGTCTCGGCAGAGCCTGCGTTGCTCGCCTTCTCCATCGATGCCCGATCGTCCTCATGGGATCCGCTTGCCAGCGCCGGAACCGTCGTGGTCCACCTGCTGGATTCCGCCGATGCCCACCTCGCCCACCAGTTCGCGCGCCGCGGGGCCGACCGGTTCGCCGGGGTGACCTGGCATCGTCTGGCCACCGGTGAGCCCGTCCTCTCTGACGCGGCCGCCTGGCTCCGCGCCCGGATACTGCAGCGCACCCCGGCCGGCAACAGTTACCTGATCACCCTTCGCGCAGTGGAATCACACACGGCACGTACCGGTGCGCCATTGGTGTACCACGACCGCTCCTACCATCGCCTCGGGGAGCATACGCAGCTCACGAACGCGCCCCATCTCGCCGAGTGCGGGCAGGGCAGGCCAGGTTGCTCCGCACCGTGA
- a CDS encoding MFS transporter — translation MSPLSSYRNLFSLTGAIYVIVAFLARLPLAMSQIGALLLVSAVTGSYGAGGAAAGATAVVNAVVSPFAGALTDRVGQRRVLLVQSAVGAAGLIWLVLAAAAYTQGEPWWPLVLIAGASGAFLPQVGTMARVRWRPIARRSAGSEQRLVDAAFSYEGAADEASFVLGPALVGVVAAILNPSAALIAAGVLLAVFGLWFALHPTAAVVPRRDRLASTAPLPPVLFVLVFAQLTIGMIFGSVQAGASVLATEAGEPGLTGLLHALLGIGSVTAGLAVVAVPEAFRYENRLRLFTIALAVLSVPLLFVSSIGGLVPVLIVLGLAVAPSMITTFTLAERISPPSRLGAAMTFLAAATGLGYAVGSSAAGRLADWGGYTPAFAVTIVGASLAAIVAVAGACALRRAQGVPAGPVR, via the coding sequence ATGTCCCCGCTGAGTTCCTACCGGAACCTGTTCTCCCTGACGGGCGCGATCTACGTGATCGTCGCCTTCCTCGCGCGACTGCCGCTGGCGATGTCCCAGATCGGCGCACTGCTGCTCGTCTCGGCGGTGACGGGGTCCTACGGTGCCGGCGGCGCCGCGGCGGGAGCGACCGCCGTCGTGAACGCCGTGGTCTCACCGTTCGCGGGTGCGCTGACGGACCGGGTGGGACAACGTCGGGTGCTCCTGGTGCAGTCCGCGGTGGGTGCGGCGGGGCTGATCTGGTTGGTGCTCGCCGCGGCGGCCTACACCCAGGGTGAGCCCTGGTGGCCGCTCGTGCTGATCGCCGGGGCGAGTGGGGCGTTCCTTCCTCAGGTCGGCACGATGGCCCGGGTGCGCTGGCGTCCGATCGCGCGCCGTTCCGCTGGATCGGAGCAGCGCCTGGTGGATGCGGCGTTCTCTTACGAGGGTGCCGCCGACGAGGCGAGCTTCGTGCTCGGACCCGCCCTGGTGGGCGTGGTGGCCGCGATTCTCAACCCATCCGCGGCGCTGATCGCCGCCGGGGTGCTGCTTGCGGTGTTCGGGCTGTGGTTCGCGCTCCATCCGACGGCCGCCGTTGTTCCGCGACGGGACAGGCTGGCGAGCACGGCGCCCCTGCCACCCGTCCTGTTCGTGCTCGTGTTCGCCCAGTTGACCATCGGCATGATCTTCGGTTCGGTCCAGGCCGGTGCGTCGGTACTCGCCACAGAGGCGGGGGAGCCGGGCCTGACCGGCCTGTTGCACGCGCTACTCGGGATCGGCTCGGTGACCGCTGGGCTTGCTGTGGTGGCGGTGCCGGAGGCGTTCCGGTACGAGAACAGACTGCGCCTGTTCACCATCGCGTTGGCCGTGCTGAGTGTGCCGCTCCTGTTCGTGTCCTCGATCGGCGGGCTCGTCCCCGTGCTCATCGTGCTCGGGTTGGCAGTTGCGCCCTCGATGATCACCACCTTCACCTTGGCCGAGCGGATTAGCCCGCCGAGCCGCCTCGGAGCGGCGATGACGTTCCTCGCTGCGGCCACCGGCCTGGGCTATGCGGTCGGGTCCAGTGCGGCCGGCCGGCTCGCCGACTGGGGCGGCTACACGCCCGCGTTCGCCGTCACCATCGTGGGCGCCTCGCTGGCTGCCATTGTCGCTGTGGCCGGCGCGTGTGCCCTCCGCCGCGCCCAGGGTGTCCCGGCTGGACCTGTTCGTTAG
- a CDS encoding glutamate-5-semialdehyde dehydrogenase, which yields MSVDTSTPTPITDEQAAAGVRELAESAKGAAQTLRSATRATKDAALLALAGALEAEQNMILAANAVDTEREAASGMSPGLVDRLRLTPERITTIADALRELAGLPDPVGEVVRGQTLPNGLTVRQVRVPMGVVGMIYEARPNVTVDAAGLALKSGNAVLLRGGSAAAASNEAIVSVLGDALESVGLPRTAIQSVDRYGRPGARALMRARGLVDVLIPRGGAGLIQTVVTESIVPVIETGVGNCHLYVDATADVDEALAILLNAKTQRVGVCNAVETLLVHADATQTFLPAALAALDEAGVRVHGDETSRACAPPSADVEVATDEDWGTEYLSMDIAVRVVPDLDTALAHIRTWSSGHTEAICSNDVRAIQRFTSELDSAALLVNASTRFTDGGQLGLGAEIGISTQKLHARGPMGLAELTTTTWIVQGSGHVRP from the coding sequence ATGAGCGTGGACACCAGTACACCGACCCCGATCACGGATGAGCAGGCCGCCGCCGGTGTGCGCGAGCTCGCCGAGAGCGCGAAGGGTGCCGCCCAGACGTTGCGCAGCGCCACGCGCGCCACCAAGGACGCCGCTTTGCTCGCACTCGCGGGCGCACTCGAAGCCGAGCAGAACATGATCCTGGCCGCGAACGCCGTTGACACCGAACGCGAAGCCGCGAGCGGGATGAGTCCGGGCTTGGTGGACCGGCTGCGCCTCACCCCGGAACGCATCACCACCATCGCCGACGCCCTGCGCGAACTCGCCGGACTTCCTGATCCGGTGGGGGAGGTAGTCCGCGGCCAGACGCTGCCGAATGGCCTCACCGTTCGCCAGGTGCGGGTGCCGATGGGCGTCGTCGGGATGATCTACGAAGCTCGGCCGAACGTCACGGTGGACGCCGCAGGACTGGCACTGAAGAGCGGGAACGCGGTGCTGCTACGCGGTGGCTCGGCCGCTGCGGCGAGCAACGAGGCCATCGTGAGCGTGCTCGGCGACGCCCTGGAATCGGTGGGCCTGCCGCGGACGGCGATCCAGTCGGTGGACCGCTACGGCCGACCGGGCGCGCGAGCCCTGATGCGTGCGCGCGGACTGGTGGACGTGCTCATCCCGCGCGGCGGCGCCGGCCTGATCCAGACCGTGGTGACCGAGTCGATCGTCCCGGTGATCGAGACCGGAGTGGGCAACTGCCACCTTTACGTGGACGCCACCGCCGACGTGGACGAAGCCTTAGCGATCCTGCTGAATGCGAAGACCCAGCGGGTCGGCGTGTGCAACGCCGTGGAGACCCTCCTGGTGCACGCCGATGCCACCCAGACGTTCCTGCCCGCCGCCTTGGCGGCGCTGGACGAGGCGGGCGTGCGAGTGCACGGTGACGAGACCTCGCGGGCCTGCGCACCGCCGTCGGCGGATGTGGAGGTGGCCACCGACGAGGACTGGGGTACCGAATACTTGAGCATGGATATCGCCGTGCGGGTGGTGCCGGACCTGGACACCGCGCTGGCGCACATCCGCACCTGGAGTTCGGGACACACCGAGGCGATCTGCAGCAACGACGTGCGTGCCATCCAGCGCTTCACCAGCGAGCTGGACTCCGCGGCACTCCTGGTGAACGCATCCACCCGGTTCACTGACGGTGGTCAGCTCGGACTCGGCGCGGAGATCGGCATCTCCACGCAGAAGCTGCACGCACGCGGTCCGATGGGGCTGGCCGAGTTGACCACCACCACGTGGATCGTGCAGGGATCCGGGCACGTGCGCCCCTGA
- the nadD gene encoding nicotinate-nucleotide adenylyltransferase, producing the protein MIASKAVPTRVGIMGGTFDPIHHGHLVAASEVADEFGLDEVVFVPTGAQPFKLDRAVTLAEHRYLMAVIATASNPRFTVSRADIDRSGVTFTIDTLRDLHAMYPNAELFFITGADALGQILQWKDSDALWDLAHFVGVTRPGHQFDTDDLPQGEYSLQEIPAMAISSTDCRERVQADKPVWYLVPDGVVRYIGKHGLYKDPSTYQQPTTAGGTP; encoded by the coding sequence ATGATCGCCTCGAAAGCCGTGCCCACCCGGGTGGGGATCATGGGCGGCACGTTCGATCCCATCCACCACGGACACCTGGTGGCGGCCAGCGAGGTGGCCGACGAGTTCGGGCTGGACGAGGTGGTGTTCGTGCCGACCGGTGCGCAGCCGTTCAAATTGGACCGCGCCGTTACGCTCGCCGAGCACCGCTATCTGATGGCCGTGATTGCCACGGCATCGAATCCCCGGTTCACCGTCTCCCGTGCTGATATCGACCGATCCGGGGTGACCTTCACCATCGACACGCTGCGTGACCTGCACGCGATGTATCCGAATGCTGAGCTCTTCTTCATCACCGGCGCCGACGCTCTCGGGCAGATCCTGCAGTGGAAGGACTCGGACGCGCTCTGGGACCTCGCTCACTTCGTCGGCGTGACCCGCCCAGGGCACCAGTTCGACACCGATGATCTTCCGCAGGGGGAGTACTCGTTGCAGGAGATACCCGCGATGGCAATCTCGTCCACGGACTGCCGTGAGCGCGTGCAGGCGGACAAGCCGGTCTGGTACCTGGTGCCGGACGGGGTGGTTCGGTACATCGGCAAGCATGGGCTCTACAAGGATCCGAGTACCTATCAACAACCGACGACGGCGGGGGGTACGCCGTGA
- a CDS encoding VOC family protein, with amino-acid sequence MSTQQSPTPAGYTSVAPWIVTDDTGAFLDFVTQAFGGQEIARVATEDGSIGHGEIRVGDTVLLAFDRRTEWPVMPTLLRIFVHDADETFARSTAAGASVITELANSAFGQRVGRIKDPFGNIWWITSHVEDVPEDVMWQRLQEPAYTEQMRVAQETLDAELSGRTQGRSSAPVH; translated from the coding sequence ATGTCCACTCAGCAGAGCCCGACCCCGGCCGGCTACACCAGCGTCGCACCGTGGATCGTGACCGACGACACCGGAGCATTCCTCGACTTCGTCACGCAGGCGTTCGGCGGGCAGGAGATCGCCCGCGTGGCGACCGAGGACGGCTCGATCGGTCACGGCGAGATCCGGGTCGGAGACACCGTCCTGCTCGCCTTCGACCGCCGCACCGAGTGGCCGGTCATGCCGACGCTGCTACGCATCTTCGTCCATGATGCTGACGAGACTTTCGCCAGGTCGACGGCGGCCGGCGCCAGCGTGATCACAGAATTGGCGAACAGTGCCTTCGGACAACGCGTGGGGCGCATCAAGGACCCGTTCGGGAACATCTGGTGGATCACGAGCCACGTCGAGGACGTTCCTGAAGACGTCATGTGGCAGCGCCTGCAGGAGCCGGCCTACACCGAGCAGATGCGCGTGGCGCAGGAAACGCTGGATGCCGAACTCAGCGGACGAACACAGGGGCGCAGCAGCGCCCCGGTGCACTGA
- the rsfS gene encoding ribosome silencing factor produces the protein MPADDRSRELSVVAARAAAGVKAREIIALDVSEHLVLTDVFVVASGSTERQVRAIVDAVEEAMRLQGAKAVRREGVSEGRWVLLDFTDVIVHVQHEEDRLYYALERLWKDCPLVELPEDARGEVSVLGAEGAGEPDSQL, from the coding sequence GTGCCCGCAGACGACCGTTCTCGTGAACTCTCCGTGGTGGCCGCACGCGCCGCGGCCGGCGTGAAGGCGCGGGAGATCATCGCGCTTGACGTCTCCGAGCATCTGGTGCTCACCGACGTGTTCGTGGTGGCCTCCGGCTCTACCGAGCGCCAAGTGCGCGCCATCGTGGACGCCGTGGAGGAGGCGATGCGGCTCCAGGGCGCCAAGGCGGTGCGTCGTGAAGGCGTGTCCGAGGGGCGGTGGGTTCTGCTCGACTTCACTGACGTGATCGTGCATGTGCAGCACGAGGAAGACCGTCTCTACTACGCCCTTGAGCGCCTCTGGAAGGACTGCCCGCTCGTGGAGCTGCCCGAGGACGCCCGCGGTGAGGTCTCAGTGCTCGGTGCCGAGGGGGCCGGCGAACCGGATTCGCAGCTGTGA
- a CDS encoding histidine phosphatase family protein, giving the protein MTAGTVLLWRHGQTDYNAAGRLQGQVDIPLNQTGIAQAQAAARLLAASRPSVIVASDLVRAHATAQVLGELTDTAVSTDTRLRERSFGEWEGLTHDQVAQGWPEQFDVWRSGGYPEGVGAETRGDVGHRFAAAIQECSDALGEQDVLVVTSHGAAIGIGISALLGLDPESSHVISGIGNCHWSVLRHNASHGQPWRLAGHNLGAPDSDFARAARIV; this is encoded by the coding sequence GTGACGGCCGGCACCGTGCTGCTGTGGCGGCACGGGCAGACCGACTACAACGCCGCCGGTCGGTTGCAGGGGCAAGTGGACATTCCCTTGAACCAGACGGGGATCGCGCAGGCCCAGGCGGCAGCGCGCCTTCTCGCCGCTAGTCGCCCCTCCGTGATCGTGGCGTCAGACCTGGTGCGCGCCCACGCGACGGCGCAGGTACTGGGCGAGTTGACCGATACCGCCGTGAGTACCGATACGCGGCTCCGTGAACGCAGCTTCGGCGAGTGGGAGGGCCTCACTCACGATCAGGTGGCGCAGGGATGGCCCGAACAGTTCGACGTGTGGCGCTCCGGAGGGTATCCGGAGGGTGTCGGAGCTGAGACCCGAGGTGATGTCGGACACAGGTTTGCGGCGGCAATTCAGGAGTGCTCGGACGCACTGGGGGAACAGGACGTCCTCGTGGTGACGTCGCATGGAGCCGCGATCGGCATTGGAATCTCGGCGCTCCTGGGTCTCGATCCGGAGTCCTCCCATGTGATCTCCGGGATCGGGAACTGCCATTGGTCGGTGCTGCGACACAACGCGAGCCACGGGCAACCCTGGCGTCTCGCCGGGCATAACCTCGGTGCACCGGACTCCGATTTCGCACGGGCCGCCCGCATCGTTTAG
- a CDS encoding DoxX family protein encodes MDPGLAPVSMLIAVTAGLFLLGVAGVRRLRHWSVAVRGGVAALFITTGLVHFVGMRAELIAMVPPGLPVPALLVTITGILELAGAVGVLWSRTAPWAAAGLTLLLLGMFPANVYKALNGPVTSVMDELVPRSAMQVVFLAATASLVVYYWRRRNTPADEPELAATQA; translated from the coding sequence GTGGATCCCGGTCTCGCCCCTGTGTCGATGTTGATCGCCGTCACGGCAGGACTATTCCTGCTGGGTGTTGCCGGTGTCCGGCGACTCAGACACTGGTCCGTGGCCGTGCGCGGCGGCGTGGCTGCACTGTTCATCACCACCGGACTCGTTCACTTCGTCGGGATGCGCGCAGAACTGATCGCGATGGTGCCGCCCGGGTTGCCCGTTCCGGCGCTGTTGGTCACGATCACCGGCATTCTGGAACTGGCGGGCGCAGTGGGGGTGCTGTGGTCGCGAACGGCGCCATGGGCCGCCGCCGGACTGACTCTCCTGCTGCTGGGCATGTTCCCAGCGAATGTGTACAAGGCGCTGAATGGCCCCGTCACCTCCGTGATGGACGAACTGGTGCCGCGGAGCGCGATGCAGGTGGTCTTCCTCGCCGCAACCGCATCCCTGGTCGTGTACTACTGGCGGCGACGGAACACTCCGGCAGACGAGCCCGAGCTCGCCGCGACCCAGGCGTAG
- a CDS encoding TetR/AcrR family transcriptional regulator has translation MSPYHHGDLRRAVLDAAIDAIGDHGPAGISIRDLARRAGVSHAGPVHHFGDKAGVLTALAAEGFELLADALAAADADTQDFVEVGVAYVRFAMDHPAHFVVMFSPGLYRSDDATLLTARARAGSLLTSGAAAVSDDDMAGVAAWSLMHGFANLYLTGALRAEQLEDPDTAARAIARLLFH, from the coding sequence ATGAGCCCGTACCACCACGGCGACCTCCGCCGCGCGGTTCTCGATGCCGCCATCGATGCCATCGGCGATCACGGCCCGGCCGGGATCAGCATCCGTGACCTCGCGCGGCGGGCCGGCGTCTCCCACGCCGGCCCGGTGCACCACTTCGGTGACAAAGCGGGTGTGCTCACGGCTCTCGCGGCCGAAGGTTTCGAGCTGCTCGCAGATGCCTTGGCTGCCGCTGATGCGGATACACAGGACTTCGTCGAGGTCGGTGTGGCGTATGTGAGGTTCGCGATGGACCATCCCGCACATTTCGTCGTGATGTTCAGCCCGGGCCTCTACCGCAGCGACGACGCGACGCTGCTGACCGCCCGGGCGCGCGCCGGCAGCCTGTTGACCAGCGGTGCGGCCGCCGTCAGCGACGATGACATGGCCGGTGTGGCCGCGTGGTCGCTGATGCACGGCTTCGCCAACCTGTACCTCACCGGTGCGCTGCGTGCCGAACAACTCGAGGATCCGGACACCGCTGCGCGTGCGATCGCTCGGCTTCTCTTCCACTGA